In Anopheles bellator chromosome 2, idAnoBellAS_SP24_06.2, whole genome shotgun sequence, the genomic stretch NNNNNNNNNNNNNNNNNNNNNNNNNNNNNNNNNNNNNNNNNNNNNNNNNNNNNNNNNNNNNNNNNNNNNNNNNNNNNNNNNNNNNNNNNNNNNNNNNNNNNNNNNNNNNNNNNNNNNNNNNNNNNNNNNNNNNNNNNNNNNNNNNNNNNNNNNNNNNNNNNNNNNNNNNNNNNNNNNNNNNNNNNNNNNNNNNNNNNNNNNNNNNNNNNNNNNNNNNNNNNNNNNNNNNNNNNNNNNNNNNNNNNNNNNNNNNNNNNNNNNNNNNNNNNNNNNNNNNNNNNNNNNNNNNNNNNNNNNNNNNNNNNNNNNNNNNNNNNNNNNNNNNNNNNNNNNNNNNNNNNNNNNNNNNNNNNNNNNNNNNNNNNNNNNNNNNNNNNNNNNNNNNNNNNNNNNNNNNNNNNNNNNNNNNNNNNNNNNNNNNNNNNNNNNNNNNNNNNNNNNNNNNNNNNNNNNNNNNNNNNNNNNNNNNNNNNNNNNNNNNNNNNNNNNNNNNNNNNNNNNNNNNNNNNNNNNNNNNNNNNNNNNNNNNNNNNNNNNNNNNNNNNNNNNNNNNNNNNNNNNNNNNNNNNNNNNNNNNNNNNNNNNNNNNNNNNNNNNNNNNNNNNNNNNNNNNNNNNNNNNNNNNNNNNNNNNNNNNNNNNNNNNNNNNNNNNNNNNNNNNNNNNNNNNNNNNNNNNNNNNNNNNNNNNNNNNNNNNNNNNNNNNNNNNNNNNNNNNNNNNNNNNNNNNNNNNNNNNNNNNNNNNNNNNNNNNNNNNNNNNNNNNNNNNNNNNNNNNNNNNNNNNNNNNNNNNNNNNNNNNNNNNNNNNNNNNNNNNNNNNNNNNNNNNNNNNNNNNNNNNNNNNNNNNNNNNNNNNNNNNNNNNNNNNNNNNNNNNNNNNNNNNNNNNNNNNNNNNNNNNNNNNNNNNNNNNNNNNNNNNNNNNNNNNNNNNNNNNNNNNNNNNNNNNNNNNNNNNNNNNNNNNNNNNNNNNNNNNNNNNNNNNNNNNNNNNNNNNNNNNNNNNNNNNNNNNNNNNNNNNNNNNNNNNNNNNNNNNNNNNNNNNNNNNNNNNNNNNNNNNNNNNNNNNNNNNNNNNNNNNNNNNNNNNNNNNNNNNNNNNNNNNNNNNNNNNNNNNNNNNNNNNNNNNNNNNNNNNNNNNNNNNNNNNNNNNNNNNNNNNNNNNNNNNNNNNNNNNNNNNNNNNNNNNNNNNNNNNNNNNNNNNNNNNNNNNNNNNNNNNNNNNNNNNNNNNNNNNNNNNNNNNNNNNNNNNNNNNNNNNNNNNNNNNNNNNNNNNNNNNNNNNNNNNNNNNNNNNNNNNNNNNNNNNNNNNNNNNNNNNNNNNNNNNNNNNNNNNNNNNNNNNNNNNNNNNNNNNNNNNNNNNNNNNNNNNNNNNNNNNNNNNNNNNNNNNNNNNNNNNNNNNNNNNNNNNNNNNNNNNNNNNNNNNNNNNNNNNNNNNNNNNNNNNNNNNNNNNNNNNNNNNNNNNNNNNNNNNNNNNNNNNNNNNNNNNNNNNNNNNNNNNNNNNNNNNNNNNNNNNNNNNNNNNNNNNNNNNNNNNNNNNNNNNNNNNNNNNNNNNNNNNNNNNNNNNNNNNNNNNNNNNNNNNNNNNNNNNNNNNNNNNNNNNNNNNNNNNNNNNNNNNNNNNNNNNNNNNNNNNNNNNNNNNNNNNNNNNNNNNNNNNNNNNNNNNNNNNNNNNNNNNNNNNNNNNNNNNNNNNNNNNNNNNNNNNNNNNNNNNNNNNNNNNNNNNNNNNNNNNNNNNNNNNNNNNNNNNNNNNNNNNNNNNNNNNNNNNNNNNNNNNNNNNNNNNNNNNNNNNNNNNNNNNNNNNNNNNNNNNNNNNNNNNNNNNNNNNNNNNNNNNNNNNNNNNNNNNNNNNNNNNNNNNNNNNNNNNNNNNNNNNNNNNNNNNNNNNNNNNNNNNNNNNNNNNNNNNNNNNNNNNNNNNNNNNNNNNNNNNNNNNNNNNNNNNNNNNNNNNNNNNNNNNNNNNNNNNNNNNNNNNNNNNNNNNNNNNNNNNNNNNNNNNNNNNNNNNNNNNNNNNNNNNNNNNNNNNNNNNNNNNNNNNNNNNNNNNNNNNNNNNNNNNNNNNNNNNNNNNNNNNNNNNNNNNNNNNNNNNNNNNNNNNNNNNNNNNNNNNNNNNNNNNNNNNNNNNNNNNNNNNNNNNNNNNNNNNNNNNNNNNNNNNNNNNNNNNNNNNNNNNNNNNNNNNNNNNNNNNNNNNNNNNNNNNNNNNNNNNNNNNNNNNNNNNNNNNNNNNNNNNNNNNNNNNNNNNNNNNNNNNNNNNNNNNNNNNNNNNNNNNNNNNNNNNNNNNNNNNNNNNNNNNNNNNNNNNNNNNNNNNNNNNNNNNNNNNNNNNNNNNNNNNNNNNNNNNNNNNNNNNNNNNNNNNNNNNNNNNNNNNNNNNNNNNNNNNNNNNNNNNNNNNNNNNNNNNNNNNNNNNNNNNNNNNNNNNNNNNNNNNNNNNNNNNNNNNNNNNNNNNNNNNNNNNNNNNNNNNNNNNNNNNNNNNNNNNNNNNNNNNNNNNNNNNNNNNNNNNNNNNNNNNNNNNNNNNNNNNNNNNNNNNNNNNNNNNNNNNNNNNNNNNNNNNNNNNNNNNNNNNNNNNNNNNNNNNNNNNNNNNNNNNNNNNNNNNNNNNNNNNNNNNNNNNNNNNNNNNNNNNNNNNNNNNNNNNNNNNNNNNNNNNNNNNNNNNNNNNNNNNNNNNNNNNNNNNNNNNNNNNNNNNNNNNNNNNNNNNNNNNNNNNNNNNNNNNNNNNNNNNNNNNNNNNNNNNNNNNNNNNNNNNNNNNNNNNNNNNNNNNNNNNNNNNNNNNNNNNNNNNNNNNNNNNNNNNNNNNNNNNNNNNNNNNNNNNNNNNNNNNNNNNNNNNNNNNNNNNNNNNNNNNNNNNNNNNNNNNNNNNNNNNNNNNNNNNNNNNNNNNNNNNNNNNNNNNNNNNNNNNNNNNNNNNNNNNNNNNNNNNNNNNNNNNNNNNNNNNNNNNNNNNNNNNNNNNNNNNNNNNNNNNNNNNNNNNNNNNNNNNNNNNNNNNNNNNNNNNNNNNNNNNNNNNNNNNNNNNNNNNNNNNNNNNNNNNNNNNNNNNNNNNNNNNNNNNNNNNNNNNNNNNNNNNNNNNNNNNNNNNNNNNNNNNNNNNNNNNNNNNNNNNNNNNNNNNNNNNNNNNNNNNNNNNNNNNNNNNNNNNNNNNNNNNNNNNNNNNNNNNNNNNNNNNNNNNNNNNNNNNNNNNNNNNCGTTCGTTAAATccctggtttttgtttgatttacagGAAATTGGATCCTTGCTGCAGGAACGCGGAGGGGAAATCAGCGTGACAACGCAGCGAATCCGGCGGTGTGGTTGGCTCGATCTTGCCCCGCTCCGATACACCTCCATGGTAAACGGTTATACTGCGGTTTGTTTGACTAAGCTAGATATTTTGGATACACTAGCAGAGATCAAGGTCGCCGTTAGGTAAGTTAGTCGGCTTAGTAACCCCAAAAGGGAAATATCATGATCAGATTGCTCACTGGGACTATGTtcaattttcgctttcagCTACAAATTGAACGGTAAGGAGATCGACTACTTCCCCGGTTCTATCACCGATCTAGAGCAGGTGGAGGTGAACTACAAGATCATGCCCGGTTGGTTGAAATCGACCGAAAATGTGCGCGATTTTGCCGAGCTGCCGTCGCAGGCTAAGGATTACATTCGATTAATCGAGAAAGAGATGAACGTGCCAGTGAAGTGGATCGGTGTCGGCAAGGACCGAGAGTCTATTATCTGCGTACCATCTTCTTCTCCAGCCTGAGAAATGCTGAATtctttctgaatatttttttctgatttttttccattttgttgctataccagcatataagaacttaaattatcctctgtttgtaagcaaagcgtatgcaaaaagtatttacgcctcggccgacccgtaaacgttttgacagaggcgcagcagtttggcattaatctgtaatgtcaaaaacattacgttacgcctaatgtagccccccagtataTCTAAATTTTTCGATTCCGAATAATTCATTGAAACAAGGAACACAACATTCACGAAAACTACTGATTGCAAGAAAATTAAGAGTGATCCTGTGGGTGACCGATAATGATCAAGCGGCTAAATGAGCTCGTTAGgtgttgctggtttgtttttttctagaGTTCAAAGATGCTGTCCTTGAGATTACAGAGACTTTGAGAGGCACGTTGAGTTTTGGGTCTTTTTGACGgctattttgtttgttatctGATTCTAAATCCTTTCCTTTCGCTACAACCCTAGCGAAGCCGAAGCCTGCTAAAGCACAATTCTGACGTATTTTGAATTATAAAGTGTCAATTGTTTCCCCCGAGTAATCCATGTTTTCAACTAATCCACGATGTGCCGTGTCCATATCCGGAGAGaccgataaaaataaaaaaataaaaattttaatgaattagttggttttgtgattttaagTACGGAACTTCGCATGGTAATCCTCGTTTTGCTTTAAATGCTAATGGTCTGCGGTAGAGCTTTACGCGTAAATGGATTGGTTAATGCCGACCTAAGCGACCACAAACAGGGGTAAAAACAAAAGCCGTAATTAACACTTTGTACGACGAACTGTGGCCACTATTTTGTCATCGTCCAGTCCAGATACGGCCTTGCGCAACTTGGCCTAGGATGAAAGATGGGCATCCGTAGTACGTGCTCGACGGGAAGTAAAAACGAATTTGGATTCCGTTCAGAGCCCGGTAGAATGTGTCTGAACCTACCGACCAACGGCATTGGTTCACTTCCTGTCGGTCACAATTATCTTTTTTGATCGAGTTGACTAACGACTACGTGGGCGGAAATCGCGGGGTGTGTGAGTTTTGGGGTATTAGAACCATCAGGGACGACCTAATTAATACAACATTATTGCCGATGGACGTGTGGTCGGAGATAAACCTGAAAATGAAAACCTGCGGGCTTGCTATGCGATGAGTTGCTACTGTTCAATGGTTAAATTAAATGGTTGGTTAAAAGGGCATTGGCCTGCAACGAAGACAACGTTAATCTGCTGTTGCTTTCGTTAAAACGTTGAAAAATTGTGTTGCATGGGTCATGAAAACGTTCTCATAGAGCGAACGGTAACGGTAACTGTCACGTAGCTGGCCttagttcgaatcccgggatcgtTTGTTACGCTGCaggccatggtttcgattgtcgataccggcgtgacagtgggttggcgcgggatccttttttaaaaacgaaacgttacagagagcaacaaAGATTATTTGACATTGTTTCTGGTGCAGGCCgcaagaccgctcagcggctATTgccgaataagaagaagaagaacgtaGGTATAAACTTTTTAGCAAACGCTTTAAATACACgagatatttttatattttgtcaATTTGTGCAACGCAATTATATAACATTATATTCGAAAAATATAATATCTGCATATCAGGAATGTTTCGTAAGCTCATTTCTATTTACTATTTGTTAAAAAATCACTGTACACCCATTCCGAGGTGTAGTTCCAGGCACGCATCTTTCTGCACTGTTCATTGTGAACGGTGTGAGGTTAGTGGTAGGTAGACACGGTCTCTACTTTGTTGAGAACTTAAAAAAGTAAGTTAAAGGACTTCGCCGTTCTGtcacaaaatggaaaactttctcccaCGGCAAATGATGCGCCCTGCTTATACCGCTTCTTATCGCCTTCTTACCGTTGTGGGCGTTTTTGCTCTGGTTCTTTTCTAGCTCGCCGTTTCGGGTTTCTAAGATCGTATTTAAACAAGAACCAGATCGGCGTCAGGCGAACCAAGCGGGTCAGGTTCAATCTGCGCGTTGCTCTGCGGTGTGCCGAGTGGTTGGCGTGTGCGGAAGaaactaaataataaagtttGGCCTCTTTGCTTCCGCTGTTTatgcataaataaatagcCTGCAGTGGGATGTTGTTCGGGATTGTTCGTCCTACTAGTAGCGAGTCCACGGCACTAGCGCAAAATAGACTAATTTCCTTTCAATTTGCCCTCGTTCGCGATGTCCTTCGCAAGCGTTGCCGCATAAGACAGACATTCGAGTCTGAGATGCAATATCCATTAGCTTCGGATGGCACCCGATGGACCCTAACCGAACAGTCGGAACGAATCCATCTATTTGgggttaaatttaaattattcgatTCGACATTCAACAAATCAGCTGACTGGTATACCACTGCGTAACCAGGAAGAGaagatgaaatatttccaGTTTTGATTTCGCCAAAAAGTACTTATCCGGAGGAATCGGGCAGAAATGTGCTCTAGTTCTTCTATTGTGTGGCAATTGACAAAATTACTAACATCTGCTTAGGTTTTCAGCAACTCAATTGCATAGTGCCAGCTGTCTATGAACTTATAAAAACTATCAACGTCACTCCAAATGCCGGACTGCAAACAATTGTGACTGTAGCTacaatttcatttccaccAATAAAGGGGTTTCcttattgttttatcaaaaTGGATGATAAAAAGGTTTAACTAAACCGAAACCTCGTAATAGATGACACGAGAAACGTGGCTGTTGAGAGAGATGAATGATTGTTTTAGTCGAAGAGACAAGGgtcaaaaaaatcaaaaagcGATTCTGACAAGCTTCTTGCAAAATGTTCATGCTGCGATTTCACGTAGCATGGTGTGAAGTGCACTGAAAAAAACTACTACTTCAAACGTTGCTCTTGGGCGCAGTTACGCGATATCACCTCTGCTGTGGCCCGCTTATTTCAGCCATGAATAACAGTATTAAAAAACATTCTTATCTTGTTGACAAACGATCATTGGCTGGGCAGATTCGAGTCCGGAACCTATTCTCtatgggtttttatttttctgcttccaGACAGCCTCCCAATAACTGAGAGTCGGCTTTCGGTCGCTTAAACAAGATAATTCTGCTTAAAGAGTGCGGATTGGCATGGAACACAAATCCAACATCGGTCTTCGTAAAACACTACGAGCGGTAGCGaaagttttggtttttcgttgAGTTTGCCCAACGTTTCCTAATAGCTTTACGACTACGTTACATGGATCGGCACCTCCAGTCCAGGCAAGAAATCAAGAAGCCCAACTATCTGTTTAATCGGTTCCATATTGAAATTAGTTCCCTCGGTTTTCGGACAACCGGAAAATTACTTCCCGTTCGTTCTTTTGCCGCTTTCACCGACCGATGACGCACGGACTGCTCCAGGCGGAAGAAGTTTCAAcgagaaatggaaatggagcTAATTTACGCCGTGCTTTTCTTCTTGCCATGGATCCGTGGTGTGCAATTGTTTGGCGAGTGCCATTTCGCGCGAGCTTCCCGTTTTACGGAGTCACAAGTCTTCAACCAGTTGTTTGATGGCGCCATTCTAcgctatttttctttcatctaGCCTAACACAACAGTTCAGGTGTGGGAAACGCGGTCGCTATTAGCCGTTTCATCTTACCAAATCCCTCCCTCTTGCATAGGATTACGCAGGGCACACGGTGCTTACATAATAAGAACAACCACGGCAGAGCAGTAAGAAACGACACGACGCGTTGGATTTGTGCTGCAAGATACCGTACACAAAAAGCAGTTGTTAACAACGATACCTGCGCCGTATGGGGTTGACACGCTTTGCGAGGGTCCGAATACAGCACGATGGTCACTTGACCAGCGGGACCGGATTCGGAGCGGAGGACAAACAGactttttatctttttcgcATTCGAAATGAGCTGCCGCGCAGGAACGAGGGTCTGTGACACTGGGCAGGTGCACTCGACATGGATGGATGCAAAAACAGATCACcgtttttcaaattcaaacaaggAATGCAGTGCAGCTCGAAGACAATTATGCAACATGGAATGAGCTTTGGGTTCTTTTTATCAAAAGTTTAttcatttgaattgaaatgacTTGTATTTCGAATCACCAAAGCTGCGGCATTGTTTCGTGAActtcggttttccttttccttttccttttccttttccttttccttttccttttccttttccttttccttttccttttccttttccttttccttttcNNNNNNNNNNNNNNNNNNNNNNNNNNNNNNNNNNNNNNNNNNNNNNNNNNNNNNNNNNNNNNNNNNNNNNNNNNNNNNNNNNNNNNNNNNNNNNNNNNNNttttccttttccttttccttttccttttccttttccttttccttttctttttcctttttcctttttcttttccttttccttttccttttcttttttcttttcatttttctactccttttccttttcttttttcttttcatttttctactccttttccttttccttttccttcaaATGTTCTAATGTCTGTAGGAACGCGTAGAAATAAAAAGGTGTAATAAATTGGTGTTCCTCATACTATTTCACGGACACACGGGTAGCGTGTTTGTGGCAAACGAACAACCGCGAGCAACGAGAATGCGTATCAAATGCGTAGCTGGCGACAAAAAACGATTCAACTAAAATTAGTTAATTACTTTTCAAGAGGACAACCCCGCAGTCTGACGAATGCCCCGAAGCGTTTTTCTGTGGCAGCATTCACGAATTGGGTTACTTTAATTTGGtgtcgtttttctttcaccgtcCACAGGCAATTGGGGTTGCCTCAGGGCCGAGCTTCGTTGGATGAATCATGGCGCGTTCTCGCGGTTTCGTACGGTGGTCCTCGCGTGTCCCGCGAGTATCTATTTGAAATGACACAAATTTCAGTGTGGCTACGGGGCTATTAAAACTTTCAAAAAGGGCAATACGcggctcggtggccacaaGCTTCTTCACGCGCGGATTCGCCATGGATCTCCATGTCCTGTCATGTCATGCAGCCACGGTGAGCAGCAAGCTGGGCCGCGTTTGAGTTTTTCGTGCCTGACACTATCCCACCGCATGGCATCGTAACCTGGGAAATGGAATGAGTGAAAAATTGCGTAATTAGTTTCAGTACATCATGGGCGACCCTTTTTTGCGCATCCATGCACTTATACGCTTCTAGCGGTCGATGTGTTGTACCCGGTGCGATGGTCCATTTTCTTTGCTGGTTTATTACAAACTCCGGTGCAATGTGACCGATGATAGTTTCATTCAATTAGCGGACATACTGGTGGCTAAAAGCACTCAGCTCTTGCGTGTTGCAGACAATTGGCCTTCGAGGTGTGAGTCAACGTTAAGCTGGAGTTTTGCAAATGTCATCATTGTGCGGTGGTGAAACCTGGTACATCACCGTAGTTGATTAATCTTTCAAGTGACCATCGACAAAAATGGTTTATTATTGCTCAAACCTAATTAAACTGAGTTTCTTGTtaaaagcgaaagcgaacaTTTGCAATTGTGGTTAAATGATAGTAGCGTCAGAAAATTAAGCTAGCAACAaatatttgttgttgttgaacctTCACTTGACGTGGTAATTCTTCGAGAAGCTGACGAATGATTAATTACACGTTTGAATGCGATTGTCTTCGTCATCGCACACGTCATTGTTGTTGCCACTGAGTTAAAGATACATTGTGCGATTAAGCGACATTCGTTTGTGCATAAGTGGTATAAACCTCAGTTTCTGTGAATGTATTTACTTTAAGGGAAGCTCGCGACTCCGACGTACCGACTCTGAAAGAGTCAGTGACCCTGGTTAATGCGGAAAAGGACCAAACAATCGAGCTCGGATGTTGGATTATGTGAAGATATGTCTTCTTAATGATATGTTTCTAGTTTAGCCCACAATCGAAGCGGTACATTCCAAACGTCCTAAAATagacattttttataaaattagTACCTTTTTTCTATAATCCTATTTACATTGacccaaacaaatcaaacgaacCAACGTTCACTAGGGATAGCTCTATTGATGATCATGCTGTCGTAAGCGTACTTTTAACTACCATTATGACGAATTATGTTAGTTTGCATTATCATCAATCGGCCGATCATTCAATAtgtttgattcgatttgtgGTGCGTATGGCATGTCAGTTTCGCtatgttgtgtgttttgcaaCACTTTGTAGTAACAACTTTCTACTATAAAACTGCATGCTTTTGAAAATAAGTACAGAAATAAAtgaatatataaataaatacgaACGAATACGAATACGAAAAGACGAACAAAAACCGGGCTAAATGTTTCCTAAAGTAACTCCAAAGCTAAGCTCCATTATTGTGTTCGTAACGAACGCCTTTTCGTTTTGGATCTTTAACCCCATTTCATATTGGCAAAATATGTTCGGTTAGGTTGTGCTAGAAAGGTTCATACATGAATAAAAACCGGGTACAGCTCAActttaaaactaaaatcaatGTCAATATCGAGCGGAACAATGAATCACACAATTTTTGTTAGAGGGTTGCGCACGCAAGTTGTGGCctatttttaaaccaaacgGTTTGGTGGCTTCCTAAAGAAACAGGGCGATGGTGGGCACTGCAAGGACAGCTTTTGAATGGCATTGTGTACAAACTACCCCAGCAATGTGTACGAAGCCACCTCTTTTCGTTCCCGAGAGAAGGGTGGCCCTAACCTTGGTCCCTGACCGCGAGGGCCAGAAGTTAAGTTTTAACGTCATCATTCATCAACCCTTATGAAGCTGCGGGGCTCAAATCAGAGACTCAGAGACAGAAGAAAGCAACGATGGTCGGAAGCAGCAACGAAGGCGCAGAATCGGGCCGTTCCAATGTGTGCGCagggccaccggtggccgctccgTTCGTCGCACGGCGTGGCGGAACGAGGTTTGCTTTTATCCTAATTActaaataaaatgcaaattaactATGAGGGTAATTCGTGTACTGGTGTactggttccgtttccgtccactgtggcgtggcgttcaCGATAGTTTCAGGCTCTGTTCTCGCCACCATTCGCCAGGGAGGGAGCGGAGGGCCGGAAGCTAATGCGAAGTGACAGTGCGACGAGCGGCAAGCGAGTTccgggcgaagcgaagggcCATCCTCGCGGATTGCGAATGGCAACACTGTAGCGCGCCCGGGCTTGGGTGGTACCATCCGTGGAGGAACGCCACGTGCGTCCACCGACCGAGCCGGGAAGGTGTCTGGTAGAACACGCCGTCGTTCGCCGacccactggctggctggctggcgttgcCATGACTTCTAACGATGCCACAGAGTGGCGCTGTGGGATTAGGTGGCGGTTGTTGCATGCCGTGGGGCGGTGCCAGGGATTTGTGGCAAGGGGTTTCGCTCGGTTTGTCATCGCGGGCCGGGAGGCGAAGTGGACACCGTTTCGGCCAGCCGGGCGGCCAGGGGGATTTTAGCACCCAACGTGTGTGATGGCTGTTGATGATGAGTAAAgtatgaataattaaattaattaagtttCATGCGTGCGGAAGAGGCGGGTGCTACGCCACTAGCAGGCCCACGGCAGTGTACGATTTGCTAAGGCcatgaaaaatgaatggaaGCAACTTAAAAGCTGCTCCCATTACGGTGGTATGTTCTTGTGGTTTTCAGGTTCGTGCCGGCACGATCACGGAGGGACCTATCGCCGGAACACTTGACTGGGACTATCGATACGGTCTTAATTCGTTTTCCCAGTCACCGACGGTCCgttccgacaccgaccgacgttgGACGTTTACAAGTAAAACAATCGCATTAAATTGATTAAGCACACTTCTTTTATTATCTACCTCAGAGTTAGCCCCTTCTGAGGCCATAGGCGATGGCGGCGATAGACATCTGCAATTGCATCTCGGAGACGGCAGTCTAAGTTAGTCGTGCTCTTCGAATTCTGCTGGACTCGAAGTGAACCTGAGTCCAGCACATTGACTCTATCGCTGGTAGGGGAAACCAATTGTTAGAGCAGTTAGGCACAGCGAGTCTCGGAACTTTTGGAACTCATCCGGTGTTCCGTGATACAGGGCTTTTCCGAGCTGGTTCGTCTTCGTCATTATCACGGCATAAGCAGCCCTAAGCCGCACCGCTAATAGCTCCAATTCTTTTAGCccgaaataaataatatcaaAATACACATTTGACCTTTTCGGAGTGACTGATAAATACGGTATCGCCAAATCATGTGAAGACCAGTTCCGTACGTGTGACGGTGGTGACCTTCAGCTCGGTCTCACTAAACGGTCTTTAACTACCGCTCAAGGATATACTACTGTACACAAGACTCGTTTCCGCCACAAACGCATTCCGTATGGATGACGTCGTAAAGTCCTGAAATATGTACGTCCATCATTGTCCATCCAGCTACAGCCACACCGCACACCACTGAACATCCGCGGTAGTTGGCGTTCGGCAGGAACCGAGCGAAGTGTCCAGGGTACAACGTTTCGGCAGGAGGAACCCCGCTCTTCCGGCACATACAAGGCAATCGGGCTACGCGACGGAGTCGTTCCACAGCCTAATCCTCTCGGAAATGTTTCGTTCCtagctgttttttttgggcaTGTTGTTTTGCTCCGATGAATGGGGGAAACTAAACTGGTCTCTTTAAGAgggcttttcggtggccgatgtGACGCGTAGTCGTCACAGTTGGTCGCCGGTAGGCTCATGTCGCGGTGTTACTGAAGTGTTGTTCCGTCGGTGCGATTGATCAACCTGGGTCGCCATTAACCTGGGCTGGGAGCCAACTTTACTCTCTAATCGATCTCGAATCCCACAAGATGGCCAAGTgtattttcgctttcgctaGTTTCGGGGCTCTGAAGGACAAGGTTCAACCGAACGCGAGGAGCCAACCCTCGGTCCCGACGGTGCGCATTAGCGGTAATCGTTGTAAGGAGACTTTAACTTTTACCGCCAACCTGGGACTCCTTATCCGACTCCAAAGCGTAGCAATACGAATTTTCCCGAAAGGATTACATTCTCGTGTGTTAGTTGGCGATCGAGATTCGAAGCGGAGTGTGAAGAATGAATGAaggtttggttggttttgggGGCTAGCGAAACAATGGGCGAGGTACGTGCCGGCCAGAAATTGCACGGTATGTCTAATAACGCTTAACGAAATTCGAAACTCAACGTTGGCaggctttggttttggttgACCCAAAAAGCGGACCTTGTAGCTGGTTCCTTGGCAA encodes the following:
- the LOC131207487 gene encoding adenylosuccinate synthetase-like; this translates as MSMSKSQKATVNGTVNHINGEVRTTRAQMHQLRYNLYPSKVTVVLGAQWDDEGKGKVVDMLAADADIVCRCQEIGSLLQERGGEISVTTQRIRRCGWLDLAPLRYTSMVNGYTAVCLTKLDILDTLAEIKVAVSYKLNGKEIDYFPGSITDLEQVEVNYKIMPGWLKSTENVRDFAELPSQAKDYIRLIEKEMNVPVKWIGVGKDRESIICVPSSSPA